In the Methanobrevibacter sp. genome, one interval contains:
- a CDS encoding rubredoxin has translation MTVYVCLHCEYRFDTEKGDPAYNIPAGKTPADMPDDWVCPECAALGIDAFIAEEE, from the coding sequence ATGACTGTATATGTTTGTTTACACTGTGAATATAGATTTGACACTGAAAAAGGAGACCCTGCATACAACATTCCTGCTGGAAAAACCCCTGCAGACATGCCAGATGATTGGGTTTGCCCAGAATGCGCAGCTTTAGGTATTGACGCATTTATCGCAGAAGAAGAATAG
- a CDS encoding 2,3-bisphosphoglycerate-independent phosphoglycerate mutase, whose product MKGIVLIMDGMGDRPIKELGNKTPLEAANTPNMDKMAEEGITGIMDSIAPGIIPGSDTAHLSILGYNPYDVYTGRGPFEANGVGVDVLPGDIAFRCNFSTADEDLIVTDRRAGRIKEGTKEIVEELNKMVLEDYPDIKIIFKESTGHRAVLVLRGEGLSDKVSDADPKVEGNKPKEVKALDDTPEAAKTADILNKLVVKTYEMVKDHPVNLKRIEEGLPPANIVIPRGAGEVPVVESLNEKYEINSACIAETGLIMGIGRFAGMDIIEMEDVTGGIDTNLDNIRDTIIDQVKNSDHDFFLINIDGADEAGHDGQTMEKKEFIEKVDEVVMSELIKLEDVYIYLTADHSTPISVMNHSGDPVPVLIRGPEVRTDDVCEFSERACAKGGLNRIRGSDVMNIMMDLMNYAHKFGA is encoded by the coding sequence ATGAAAGGTATTGTATTAATTATGGATGGTATGGGTGACCGTCCAATTAAGGAACTAGGAAATAAAACTCCTTTGGAAGCTGCCAACACTCCAAATATGGATAAGATGGCAGAAGAAGGAATTACTGGGATTATGGATTCAATCGCTCCGGGAATCATCCCTGGAAGTGATACAGCACACTTATCAATCTTAGGATATAATCCTTATGATGTATACACAGGAAGAGGGCCGTTTGAGGCAAATGGTGTCGGTGTGGATGTATTGCCTGGCGACATTGCATTCAGATGTAATTTCTCAACTGCCGATGAGGATTTAATCGTAACCGACAGGCGTGCCGGAAGAATCAAGGAAGGCACCAAGGAAATAGTTGAAGAGTTAAACAAGATGGTTCTTGAAGACTATCCTGACATTAAAATCATATTTAAAGAATCTACTGGCCACAGGGCAGTATTGGTTTTAAGAGGAGAAGGTTTATCCGATAAGGTAAGCGATGCAGACCCTAAAGTTGAAGGAAACAAACCTAAAGAAGTTAAAGCTTTGGATGATACTCCTGAAGCTGCTAAAACCGCTGACATTTTAAACAAACTTGTTGTAAAAACTTATGAAATGGTTAAAGACCATCCTGTAAACCTCAAAAGGATTGAGGAAGGATTGCCTCCAGCAAACATTGTAATTCCACGTGGTGCCGGTGAAGTTCCAGTAGTTGAATCATTAAACGAAAAATACGAAATCAATTCCGCCTGCATTGCGGAAACAGGTTTGATTATGGGAATCGGAAGATTTGCCGGTATGGACATTATTGAAATGGAAGATGTGACCGGTGGAATCGACACTAATTTAGACAATATTCGTGACACAATCATTGATCAGGTCAAAAACTCAGACCATGACTTTTTCCTAATCAACATTGACGGAGCCGATGAGGCTGGCCATGATGGTCAAACCATGGAGAAAAAGGAATTCATCGAAAAAGTTGATGAGGTTGTCATGAGCGAACTAATCAAACTTGAAGATGTTTACATTTACTTGACCGCTGACCATTCAACTCCAATTTCAGTCATGAACCACTCTGGAGATCCTGTTCCTGTCTTAATCAGAGGTCCTGAAGTTAGAACTGATGATGTTTGTGAATTCTCCGAAAGGGCATGCGCTAAAGGAGGATTAAACAGAATCAGAGGATCAGACGTAATGAATATCATGATGGATTTAATGAATTATGCACATAAATTCGGTGCTTAG
- the glmU gene encoding bifunctional sugar-1-phosphate nucleotidylyltransferase/acetyltransferase: MKVKAIILSAGEGSRMRPLTLTKPKTMLPVAGKPIIQYNIESLRDNGIKDILLIVRYKEEMVRDYFGDGSDFGVNITYKTQKDFLGTANAISYGKDFIKDSLLVLNGDIILDNEIINEIIKKYNYLKPDTLMLLTEVEDPSAFGVVEIDDGNIKSIVEKPKKEEAPSNLVNAGIYVFNKDIFDKIDKTEISERGEYEITDSVTLQINDGKKVIGHKTNKDWIDVGRPWELIEVNEELIGQLKTEIKGTIEDGAHIHGEIFLDEGSIIRAGVYIEGNVYIGKNCDIGPNSYIRGNSYFGDHVHVGNAVEIKNSIIMENTNVSHLSYVGDSVIGSNCNIAAGTNIANLRFDNQPVKTKIKDKMINSGRRKLGSIIGDAVKTGINSSFSPGVKVGYNSTIGSGVLLYDDVPSDTRVLVKQNHIIQDKKKKQK; this comes from the coding sequence ATAAAAGTGAAAGCAATTATTTTAAGTGCTGGTGAAGGTTCAAGGATGAGGCCATTAACACTTACAAAGCCTAAGACCATGTTGCCAGTTGCTGGAAAGCCAATCATTCAATATAATATTGAATCATTGAGAGATAATGGGATTAAAGATATTTTATTAATCGTAAGATATAAAGAGGAAATGGTTCGAGATTACTTTGGTGATGGAAGTGACTTTGGAGTAAATATTACTTACAAAACTCAAAAGGACTTTTTAGGTACTGCAAATGCTATCAGTTATGGTAAGGACTTTATTAAGGATAGCTTGCTGGTTTTAAACGGAGATATCATTTTGGATAATGAAATCATTAACGAAATCATTAAAAAATACAATTATCTAAAACCTGACACATTAATGCTTTTAACTGAAGTTGAAGATCCGTCTGCATTCGGTGTAGTTGAAATAGATGACGGCAACATTAAAAGCATTGTGGAAAAGCCTAAAAAAGAAGAGGCTCCAAGTAACCTTGTAAATGCCGGAATCTATGTTTTCAACAAGGATATCTTTGATAAAATCGATAAAACTGAAATATCCGAACGTGGCGAATATGAAATCACAGATTCTGTAACATTGCAAATCAACGACGGTAAAAAGGTAATCGGACATAAAACCAATAAGGATTGGATTGATGTTGGAAGGCCATGGGAGCTAATTGAGGTTAATGAGGAACTTATCGGCCAACTTAAAACAGAAATTAAAGGTACAATTGAAGATGGAGCTCATATTCATGGTGAAATCTTTTTAGATGAGGGAAGTATCATAAGGGCAGGAGTATACATAGAAGGAAACGTATACATAGGTAAAAATTGTGATATAGGTCCTAACTCTTATATTAGGGGCAATTCCTACTTTGGAGATCACGTTCATGTGGGAAATGCCGTTGAAATTAAAAATTCAATTATTATGGAAAACACCAATGTCAGTCACTTAAGTTATGTTGGTGATTCAGTAATAGGTTCAAACTGTAATATTGCAGCTGGAACAAACATTGCGAACCTGCGTTTTGACAACCAGCCTGTAAAAACAAAAATCAAGGACAAAATGATAAATAGTGGTAGGCGTAAGCTTGGATCCATCATTGGAGATGCTGTAAAAACAGGAATCAACTCAAGCTTTTCACCGGGTGTGAAAGTGGGTTACAACTCCACTATTGGTTCAGGGGTTTTGTTGTATGATGATGTACCCTCTGATACAAGAGTATTAGTAAAACAAAATCATATTATACAAGATAAAAAGAAAAAACAAAAATAA
- the glmM gene encoding phosphoglucosamine mutase — MVAKKLFGTSGIRGLIGSEVTCELALNVGKSLAYYLGNQGTVVLGYDTRTTNKMLDQAITAGLLESGVDVVKIGMVPTPLVGYATEKLGADAGIMLTASHNPSKYNGIKLWNKNGMAYTSSQESKIEEIYSEKSYISVSWDKVGKLSVNEEIKGQYVDDLVGMVDINEGLKVVIDCASGAGSEISPLVFRKAGCEVTTLNSQPDGFFPGRNPEPNAENLQTLMKTVVAIGADLGIAHDGDADRMITVDEEGNISPFDSLLALISKEFDGDVVTTVDAGLCMDESVKGKVFRTPVGDVNVAEVIIEENAAFGGEPSGTWLHPDFCMCPDGILSGLRMAEIVSHKGKLSQLLAEIPQYPNIREKITCSKEAKVKVMENMQELLEDAFDDIVEVNPLDGVRLTFSDDSWVLVRPSGTEDYIRITLESRDAERAEEIKDVCVKIINENL, encoded by the coding sequence ATGGTAGCTAAAAAACTATTCGGAACATCTGGAATCAGAGGATTAATAGGTTCAGAGGTAACCTGTGAATTGGCATTGAACGTTGGAAAATCATTAGCTTACTATTTGGGCAATCAAGGTACTGTAGTGCTTGGTTATGATACACGTACAACCAATAAGATGTTGGACCAGGCAATAACTGCAGGACTTTTGGAAAGTGGAGTTGATGTAGTTAAAATCGGAATGGTTCCAACACCATTAGTTGGATATGCTACCGAAAAGCTTGGCGCTGATGCAGGAATAATGCTTACAGCATCCCATAATCCTTCAAAATACAATGGAATAAAATTATGGAATAAGAACGGTATGGCATACACTTCATCTCAGGAGTCAAAAATCGAAGAAATATATTCTGAAAAGTCTTACATATCTGTTTCCTGGGATAAGGTAGGTAAATTAAGTGTCAATGAAGAGATTAAAGGCCAATATGTTGATGATTTGGTTGGAATGGTTGACATTAATGAAGGTCTTAAGGTTGTTATAGACTGTGCATCCGGTGCTGGAAGCGAAATATCACCTTTAGTATTTAGAAAAGCAGGATGTGAAGTAACAACTCTAAACTCCCAGCCTGACGGATTTTTCCCTGGAAGAAACCCTGAGCCAAATGCCGAAAACCTGCAGACATTGATGAAAACTGTAGTGGCTATCGGAGCGGACTTGGGTATTGCACACGATGGCGATGCAGACAGAATGATCACCGTTGATGAGGAAGGTAACATTTCACCATTCGACTCCCTTTTAGCGCTGATATCAAAAGAATTTGATGGAGATGTTGTAACCACTGTTGATGCAGGATTATGCATGGACGAATCTGTAAAAGGGAAAGTGTTCAGAACACCTGTAGGGGATGTAAACGTTGCTGAGGTCATAATTGAGGAAAACGCAGCATTTGGAGGAGAGCCTTCAGGAACATGGTTGCACCCTGACTTTTGCATGTGTCCTGACGGAATACTTTCAGGATTGAGGATGGCTGAAATCGTATCTCATAAGGGCAAATTGTCTCAGTTATTGGCGGAAATTCCACAATATCCAAACATCCGTGAAAAAATAACCTGTTCAAAAGAGGCTAAAGTGAAAGTAATGGAGAATATGCAGGAGTTACTTGAAGACGCTTTCGATGATATTGTTGAAGTCAACCCTCTTGATGGCGTAAGATTAACATTTTCCGATGACAGTTGGGTGCTTGTAAGGCCGTCTGGAACAGAGGATTACATTAGGATAACCTTGGAATCCCGTGACGCTGAACGCGCTGAGGAAATTAAGGATGTCTGTGTAAAAATAATCAATGAAAACCTATAG
- a CDS encoding TIGR00297 family protein: MVEAVMINWVYVILLFILGFITYRRKSLDLFGSAVMIIMGIIIIFSAGVNWLVLIVLFLVMSLIATKYSKKYKMSLGEFEGRRTSKNVISNGVVACFMAAFGGYYLPFVGGFIGAIATATSDTLASEIGVLDAHPRLITTLQSVDPGTNGAVSVLGTAVGIVGAAIIGIAAFLLGIVPSPVSAILVSVVSGTVGCFMDSILGAVFENHGFMTNEHVNLIATIVGAIVGILLI, encoded by the coding sequence ATGGTTGAAGCGGTAATGATTAATTGGGTTTATGTAATTCTTTTATTTATTTTAGGTTTCATTACATACAGAAGGAAATCTCTTGATTTATTCGGTTCAGCTGTCATGATTATTATGGGTATCATAATTATTTTTTCAGCGGGTGTCAATTGGCTTGTTTTGATTGTGCTTTTCCTTGTCATGTCACTTATCGCTACAAAATACTCTAAGAAATATAAGATGTCCTTAGGGGAGTTTGAAGGAAGAAGAACTTCTAAAAACGTTATCTCAAATGGTGTTGTTGCCTGTTTCATGGCAGCATTCGGGGGTTATTACCTGCCGTTTGTTGGAGGATTCATCGGTGCAATCGCAACAGCTACTTCCGATACATTGGCATCTGAAATCGGAGTGCTTGATGCACATCCAAGGTTAATCACCACTCTTCAAAGTGTGGATCCAGGTACCAACGGTGCGGTTTCAGTTTTAGGAACTGCAGTAGGTATTGTGGGAGCTGCAATAATTGGTATTGCTGCCTTTTTATTAGGTATTGTGCCAAGTCCCGTTTCAGCAATTCTTGTTTCAGTTGTTTCCGGAACTGTAGGTTGCTTTATGGACAGTATTTTGGGAGCAGTGTTTGAAAATCATGGATTCATGACCAATGAACATGTCAATTTAATCGCCACTATTGTGGGAGCAATTGTCGGAATTTTACTCATTTAA
- the hisC gene encoding histidinol-phosphate transaminase, with amino-acid sequence MKARQIVEEMDSYVPGRSQDEIAADFNLKKEDIIKLGSNENPWGPSPKAVKAIEDEIKSINRYPESQLHELVREIADYSGVKDSQVIIGGDGADEIIDVLAKTFIDDGDEFIVPLPSYMYYEYLLKQYGAKPVYAKWNLDENKLDVQSIFEAIGDKTKMIFLCSPNNPTGTLIDKEVLVDIAGKNPDILIVIDEAYFEYSEVTNKDLINEFDNIFIIRTMSKVLGLAGMRIGYGLACEEIIEYMHRIKPVFSLTRLSFVAALNTFRDKDYIEESIRKGIESRQYLYDEISKIDGLNVFPSKSNFMLIGIKDTGFTAAELALELMKKGIIVRDCTSFKGLDEYWIRISICTLDEDKKFIEILKEVLN; translated from the coding sequence ATGAAAGCAAGACAAATTGTAGAAGAAATGGATTCTTATGTTCCTGGCAGGTCTCAGGATGAGATTGCTGCTGATTTTAACCTAAAAAAAGAGGATATAATTAAATTAGGTTCCAATGAAAATCCATGGGGTCCGTCTCCAAAGGCAGTTAAGGCAATTGAGGATGAAATCAAATCAATAAACAGATATCCTGAATCACAATTGCATGAACTGGTTAGAGAAATTGCTGATTATTCAGGTGTTAAAGATTCACAGGTAATTATTGGCGGTGACGGTGCTGATGAAATCATTGATGTGCTTGCAAAGACATTCATCGATGACGGAGATGAATTCATTGTACCTTTGCCATCTTACATGTATTATGAATACTTATTGAAGCAATACGGTGCAAAACCTGTTTATGCAAAATGGAATCTGGATGAAAACAAATTGGATGTGCAATCAATTTTTGAAGCTATAGGCGATAAAACAAAAATGATTTTTTTATGCAGTCCGAACAATCCTACAGGAACACTGATTGATAAGGAAGTATTGGTTGATATTGCAGGTAAAAACCCTGATATTTTAATTGTCATTGATGAGGCTTATTTCGAATACTCTGAAGTTACAAATAAGGATTTGATAAATGAATTTGACAATATATTTATCATCCGTACAATGTCTAAGGTACTTGGACTGGCAGGTATGAGAATTGGCTATGGGCTTGCATGTGAAGAGATTATCGAATACATGCACAGGATAAAGCCGGTATTTTCCCTTACAAGATTGTCCTTTGTAGCTGCTCTCAATACTTTCAGAGATAAGGATTATATTGAAGAGTCAATTAGAAAAGGTATTGAGTCAAGACAGTACCTGTATGATGAAATATCCAAAATTGATGGTTTGAACGTATTTCCATCAAAATCCAACTTCATGCTAATCGGCATTAAGGACACAGGATTTACTGCAGCAGAACTTGCATTGGAACTAATGAAAAAAGGAATAATTGTAAGGGACTGCACTTCCTTTAAAGGTTTGGATGAATATTGGATTAGAATAAGCATTTGTACTTTGGATGAGGATAAGAAATTTATTGAAATTTTAAAAGAGGTTTTAAACTAA
- a CDS encoding gamma carbonic anhydrase family protein: MENNKDSIVICPGAQVIGDVELGENVSIWHGAVLRGDTDSITIGDNSNVQDNCVVHCTKDFPVEIGKNVSVGHGAVVHGCKLDDNVLIGMNATVLNGAHISKNSIVGAGAVVSEGKEFPEGSLILGVPAKAVKEVTPEQIEMIQNNAENYVKLSKQYKDD, from the coding sequence ATGGAAAATAATAAAGACTCTATTGTAATATGCCCAGGTGCACAAGTAATTGGTGATGTTGAATTAGGCGAAAATGTATCCATATGGCATGGAGCTGTGCTTAGAGGAGATACAGATTCAATAACCATTGGTGACAATTCAAATGTCCAAGATAATTGTGTAGTTCATTGTACCAAGGATTTTCCGGTTGAAATAGGTAAAAATGTTTCAGTTGGCCATGGTGCGGTTGTTCATGGATGTAAATTGGATGACAATGTTTTGATTGGAATGAATGCAACTGTTTTGAATGGTGCACATATTTCAAAAAACTCAATTGTTGGTGCAGGTGCAGTTGTAAGTGAAGGAAAGGAATTTCCTGAAGGAAGTCTGATTTTAGGCGTTCCGGCAAAAGCAGTTAAAGAAGTTACTCCAGAACAAATTGAAATGATTCAAAATAATGCAGAAAATTATGTAAAACTTTCTAAACAATATAAGGACGATTAA